Proteins encoded together in one Leptidea sinapis chromosome 43, ilLepSina1.1, whole genome shotgun sequence window:
- the LOC126977015 gene encoding sucrose-6-phosphate hydrolase-like codes for MLILLIIFAFICFRNTYAENNFYPLFHLAPEFGWMNDPNGFCIFNKEYHLFFQYNPNSSYVPGIAHWGHAVSKDLIHWKHLPIAMYPDKWYDKDGVFSGSAIVEGGTMYIYYTGNVNLPNETPDHKQYQALATSTDGVNVIKYENNPIINGTQLQPDIRDPKVWKHGDKYYMVLGNSYNDGKLGRALLYISDDRINWEMVSVLAESDGSLGYMFECPDFFELDGYFVFLFSPQGIKPQGNKYRNLYQTGYIIGKFDYATNKFTVINNFREFDHGHDFYATQSQLDEDGNRVVIAWFDMWEENYPENAQGFTGHMTLPRIIRVTSDGRLIQTPVKSIASARGRNIYSGKMNSGEIVYLKDNVGELLILFRFRDFEVLIESDSGSVKLSYDSKKRIVTLDRGGNDGIRRTSWRPKGKLMWKVYIDSSSIEFFCAEGKFAFSSRYFPSGSVRVRLAPNSEAEEFIVNEMKRTVDRAHA; via the coding sequence atgttaattttattaattatattcgcgtttatttgtttcagaaatACATATGCCGAAAATAATTTTTACCCACTGTTTCACCTGGCTCCTGAATTTGGTTGGATGAACGACCCAAATGGCTTCTGTATTTTCAATAAGGAATACCAtctattttttcaatataatcCAAATAGCAGCTATGTACCTGGTATAGCGCATTGGGGACACGCTGTAAGTAAAGACTTGATACATTGGAAACATTTGCCAATAGCAATGTACCCCGATAAGTGGTACGACAAAGATGGTGTCTTTTCAGGGAGTGCCATAGTTGAGGGTGGTACGatgtatatatactatactgGTAATGTTAACTTACCGAACGAAACACCAGACCATAAACAATACCAGGCGCTAGCAACCAGTACAGATGGAGTTAAcgttattaaatatgaaaataatccAATAATAAACGGTACTCAACTACAACCCGATATAAGAGACCCTAAAGTTTGGAAACATGGGGATAAGTATTATATGGTACTAGGAAACTCTTACAATGATGGCAAATTGGGAAGAGCTCTGctttatatatcagatgataGAATAAACTGGGAAATGGTATCAGTTCTGGCTGAATCGGATGGTTCTCTTGGATATATGTTTGAATGTCCCGACTTTTTTGAGTTGGAtggatattttgtttttttattctcaCCACAAGGTATAAAACCTCAAGGaaacaaatatagaaatttgtatCAAACTGGTTATATCATCGGAAAATTTGATTATGCAACAAATAAATTTACTGTTATTAATAACTTTAGGGAGTTTGACCATGGACATGATTTCTATGCAACACAGAGTCAATTAGATGAAGATGGTAATCGCGTTGTTATTGCTTGGTTTGATATGTGGGAGGAAAATTACCCAGAGAATGCCCAAGGATTCACTGGACATATGACATTACCAAGGATCATTAGAGTTACCAGTGATGGAAGATTGATACAGACACCAGTTAAAAGCATTGCTTCAGCAAGAGGTCGTAATATCTATTCAGGCAAAATGAATAGTGGAGAAATAGTCTATCTAAAGGATAACGTTGGTGAGTTACTGATATTATTTAGGTTTCGTGATTTTGAAGTTTTAATTGAATCAGATTCAGGATCAGTTAAGTTGAGTTATGACTCCAAAAAACGAATTGTAACCCTTGATCGTGGTGGTAATGATGGAATACGGAGGACAAGTTGGCGACCAAAAGGTAAGCTTATGTGGAAAGTGTACATTGACTCAAGCTCAATTGAATTTTTCTGTGCAGAAGGCAAATTTGCGTTTTCGAGCAGATACTTCCCAAGTGGCTCAGTGAGAGTACGTTTAGCACCTAATAGTGAAGCAGAAGAATTTATAGTTAATGAAATGAAGCGCACAGTTGATAGAGCTCATGCTTAA